Proteins encoded in a region of the Bicyclus anynana chromosome 27, ilBicAnyn1.1, whole genome shotgun sequence genome:
- the LOC112052521 gene encoding uncharacterized protein LOC112052521, whose amino-acid sequence MPLSYDTIVVGLGAAGATAAATLARAGRRVLALEAQDRVGGRVKTVPFGDGVVEVGAEWIHGTDNSRVYDIAVKNNISLVPQELTMNVFKSNGEVGESDLVNELLMFCLGVVEHPPKDPEPLGSFITRRVKEYLKENHPEVLNDKDFVDEFLEFMNLVINNYEATNDWNDCSAQTNYTELPGHQHVSWHRYGYKTFFDILLNTFSNGPGWPTLDIKLNMVVAQIIWPKDCTGQVKVVSKNGDTFTADNVIVTVSLGVLKEKHADIFYPPLPKDKVESIERIPMGLMGKIIVSFENPWLPSGVFYGFLWRGVDKAGVSDEDYWTTRIFGCSTPMGSKTALTFWTSGDVGKMVETLPEDVVKRKVMELLRKFMGKANIPEPTGIIKSSWYSNPYTRGSYTYDNLLVTQYPNARATLAEPLRDVAGTLRVLFAGEATDSTYFSTVHGASDSGYREAMRLLPSSKI is encoded by the exons ATGCCTTTGTCGTACGATACTATAGTAGTGGGGCTGGGTGCGGCGGGGGCCACCGCTGCGGCGACGTTGGCGCGCGCTGGGCGACGCGTGCTGGCGTTGGAGGCGCAGGACAGGGTCGGTGGACGAGTGAAGACTGTGCCCTTCGGTGACGGAGTTGTGGAGGTCGGTGCTGAATG GATCCATGGCACTGACAACAGTAGAGTCTACGATATAGCTGTGAAGAACAACATATCTCTGGTACCCCAGGAACTGACCATGAATGTGTTCAAATCCAATGGCGAAGTCGGTGAAAGTGATCTAGTCAACGAACTGCTTATGTTCTGTCTGGGGGTCGTAGAGCACCCCCCCAAAGACCCTGAACCTTTGGGAAGTTTCATCACTAGAAG AGTAAAGgagtatttaaaagaaaatcatcCAGAGGTGTTGAACGACAAGGATTTTGTGGACGAATTCCTCGAGTTCATGAACTTGGTCATCAACAACTATGAGGCCACCAATGACTGGAACGATTGCAGCGCACAAACTAACTACACCGAGTTACCTGGACACCAGCATGTGAGCTGGCACAGATATGGATATAAGACGTTCTTTGATATACTGTTG AACACGTTTAGCAACGGTCCGGGCTGGCCGACATTGGACATCAAACTGAACATGGTAGTAGCACAGATAATATGGCCGAAAGACTGCACCGGACAAGTGAAGGTAGTCAGCAAAAATGGCGACACGTTCACAGCGGACAACGTAATAGTGACAGTGTCGCTTGGAGTGTTGAAGGAGAA acaCGCAGATATATTCTACCCCCCATTACCGAAAGACAAAGTGGAATCCATTGAAAGGATACCCATGGGTTTGATGGGTAAAATTATTGTCAGTTTCGAAAACCCCTGGTTACCCAGCGGTGTGTTTTACGGGTTTCTGTGGAGAGGGGTCGACAAGGCGGGGGTCAGTGACGAAGATTATTGGACGACCAGGATTTTTGGATGCAGCACTCCTATGGGTTCTAAAACTGCGTTAACTTTTTGGACTAGCGGGGATGTTGGGAAAATG gTAGAAACTTTACCAGAAGATGTAGTCAAAAGGAAAGTTATGGAATTGTTGCGAAAATTCATGGGAAAGGCGAACATACCGGAGCCGACGGGGATTATTAA GTCGAGTTGGTACTCCAACCCTTACACTAGGGGCAGTTACACGTATGACAACCTGCTGGTCACCCAGTACCCGAACGCGCGCGCGACCCTCGCGGAACCCTTGCGAGACGTCGCGGGAACCCTCAGG GTACTATTCGCGGGTGAAGCCACAGACTCTACATACTTCTCCACAGTGCACGGAGCGAGCGACTCCGGTTACAGGGAGGCTATGAGACTACTGCCCAGTAGTAAGATATAG
- the LOC112052516 gene encoding uncharacterized protein LOC112052516: MLAYVVFQMKIIIILIRNNGKVDNNFLSTNMNVKYFVIIIYLGTLKIVINCKNMSKSDTNGAKLHLKFEHVKKVCANRDSICKSNDTRICTERVFGGKSDYLDFENACYLFLYNMCDDFEREYSIVSSGTCVEYFKSRRHYLPQETVKVGSTKKALRSGTKMFSPLYEVETAFDLHTCPLSCPPVYSPVCVNVNRGHGLYFKYFTFVNHCVGDLYYCRHWEEFMPPPGETELVKSSTLSWSLCAANRYIQFARFTEVTSSMGHYGWLAGDYRPTQILKPHQRNPLFG, from the exons ATGCTTGCATACGTCgtatttcaaatgaaaataataattattttaatcagaAACAATGGAAAAGTTGATAacaattttctttctacaaatatgaatgtaaaatatttcgtaataattatttatttaggaacattaaaaatagttattaattgCAAAAATATGTCAAAATCAGATACGAATGGAGCCAAATTGCATTTAAAATTTgaacatgtaaaaaaagttTGCGCAAACAGAGACAGTATATGCAAAAGTAATGATACACGTATTTGTACTGAGAGAGTTTTTGGCGGGAAAAGTGATTATTTGGATTTTGAAAATGcgtgttatttatttttgtacaacaTGTGCGATGATTTTGAAAGGG aatACTCCATTGTATCATCAGGCACCTGTGTCGAATATTTCAAGTCGAGAAGGCACTATCTTCCGCAAGAAACTGTCAAAGTTGGTAGCACCAAAAAAG CACTCCGCAGTGGGACTAAAATGTTTAGTCCACTATACGAAGTGGAGACAGCGTTCGACCTTCATACGTGTCCGTTGTCGTGCCCACCAGTCTACAGCCCGGTGTGCGTCAACGTGAATCGTGGACACGGACTCTATTTCAAATACTTCACGTTTGTCAACCATTGCGTCGGGGATCTATATTACTGTCGCCATTGGGAAG AATTTATGCCCCCGCCAGGGGAAACCGAGCTTGTAAAAAGTTCCACGTTGAGTTGGTCGTTGTGTGCAGCTAACAG atatatcCAGTTCGCTAGATTCACAGAGGTGACATCTTCTATGGGTCATTACGGCTGGCTAGCCGGAGATTACAG aCCAACACAAATACTGAAGCCTCACCAAAGGAATCCATTATTTGGTTAG
- the LOC112052536 gene encoding piggyBac transposable element-derived protein 4-like has protein sequence MNRTTKHRNCNFTQTTGADQCDSYIHRTDEEEQTAAEESVVRDVATVVVKNEYSSDFMSSADNLDWESDLSVKVEEWPLDEARSEDLHNNAAASCNTQNLLNSESITFGCTLCNEEYVQEDAYNEHMIMHLQDTACDASHVCEPRAAVSRSCDSLVLQNNRKSFAEELKEIRAQDRKRRANLNPDQQQLTNKRDRKQDAPKSKKGKGKEQGDNSRIWVASPLAPGTPSVPPAESIGLWKVPRDLNVIIEDSDNEVEDSPHKSLPKRIKRDVGVAPDWSIQDDIAPIMLPPSTGMVQVTEPPVNPVPTFEFIGLSPKSSSTPGSAVSQEIDDNLVCDPIFVQEASDSGSDSETEGRRTECNYTSHHDNDVNDTLVEDVARLGACEDIALRALTEDNDLLHFDWRGDIDNFKGERETFTASAGPTFDVTGQTPFGVFSKIWDAQIIDLIVRETNRYASRALRVSTSGARISQWKDTSAEEIWRFLAILMLQSLVVNNVDREYWYPKFKQLRIGEFDKIMPYNRFLLVKKCLHFVDNDSLPKHPSKLHKIMPVIDHLNKQFSSLYLPEQNVVIDESLLLWKGRLSFAQLIATKKAKIGVKSFELCESRTGYLWRMVVYAGKSQLQAQQEAIERDQGYDLENATSKIVFSLMRPLFGKGHTVVMDSYYNAPLLSRVLKAKHRTDTMGTLRLYREFVPEALKRKTSSNMRQGEVCVRTTRDLSVIVWKDRSAVALISTFHRPVDAGKDKHGLYKNKPKVVLDYNLCMAGVDHKDQMLDAFPMERSRNVFWYKKLFRRLLNVSIHNAMVIFNHGRTSLGNRDFRVKLVEQVLQTYCPGSLNTQASPAPPTPDFHIPDRNATRKRCKLCYQAKLQKTTMWRCNTCRVNLCILGCYRLYHEKYMYK, from the exons ATGAACCGCACTACAAAACATCGGAACTGTAATTTTACGCAGACAACAGGCGCTGACCAGTGTGACTCGTACATACATCGCACTGATGAAGAGGAACAGACAGCAGCAGAGGAATCTGTAGTGAGAGATGTTGCAACAGTTGTGGTGAAAAATGAATACAGTTCTGACTTCATGTCAAGTGCCGATAACTTGGACTGGGAATCTGACTTGAGCGTAAAGGTGGAAGAGTGGCCACTGGATGAGGCTAGAAGTGAAGATCTTCATAATAATGCAGCAGCTTCCTGTAATACACAGAATCTCTTAAATAGTGAGAGTATCACCTTTGGATGCACCCTTTGTAATGAGGAATATGTACAAGAAGATGCATACAATGAACATATGATCATGCATCTCCAG GAcactgcatgtgatgcatcacatgtgtgcgagcctcgtgcagctgtgagccgcagctgtgactcactcgtgctgcagaacaa ccGGAAGTCCTTTGCGGAGGAGTTGAAAGAGATCAGGGCGCAAGATCGTAAGCGTCGCGCCAACTTAAACCCTGACCAGCAACAACTGACAAACAAGCGAGACAGGAAACAGGACGCCCCAAAGTCGAA AAAAGGAAAAGGCAAGGAACAGGGTGATAATTCCCGTATTTGGGTTGCTAGCCCTTTGGCACCAGGCACCCCTTCTGTGCCTCCTGCGGAATCAATTGGCTTGTGGAAGGTGCCTCGTG ATTTGAACGTCATTATTGAGGACAGTGACAATGAAGTTGAGGACTCTCCGCACAAATCGTTGCCGAAGCGGATAAAAAGAGACGTTGGAGTTGCACCGG attgGTCTATCCAGGACGATATCGCGCCCATTATGTTACCGCCATCCACGGGCATGGTGCAGGTGACTGAGCCGCCTGTGAATCCAGTACCTACTTTTGAATTCATTGGACTCTCACCTA AGTCCAGCTCGACGCCGGGGTCTGCCGTGTCACAGGAAATTG ATGACAATCTTGTCTGCGATCCAATCTTCGTTCAGGAGGCTAGTGACAGTGGCAGCGATAGCGAAACGGAGGGACGGAGGACTGAGTGTAACTATACCTCACACCACGATAACGACGTCAATGACACTCTTGTTGAGGACGTCGCTCGGTTGGGTGCTTGTGAAGACATAGCCCTCCGAGCCCTGACCGAGGACAATGACTTGTTACATTTCGATTGGCGTGGCGACATCGACAACTTCAAGGGTGAAAGGGAAACTTTCACCGCATCTGCTGGACCGACATTCGACGTCACGGGACAAACTCCCTTTGGGGTTTTTTCGAAAATCTGGGACGCCCAAATAATCGACCTCATCGTTCGCGAAACCAATCGCTATGCGAGTCGAGCTTTGCGAGTGTCGACATCGGGCGCCAGGATTTCCCAATGGAAGGACACCTCTGCTGAGGAAATCTGGAGGTTCCTCGCGATCTTGATGCTGCAGTCCTTGGTCGTGAACAATGTGGACCGCGAATATTGGTATCCCAAATTCAAACAGCTAAGAATTGGGGAGTTTGACAAAATAATGCCATACAATCGCTTCTTGTTGGTGAAGAAATGCTTGCATTTCGTGGACAATGACTCCTTGCCCAAACATCCCTCCAAGCTACATAAGATTATGCCAGTCATTGACCACTTGAACAAACAGTTCAGCTCTTTATATCTGCCAGAGCAAAATGTTGTGATCGACGAGTCGCTCCTTTTATGGAAGGGGCGACTTTCGTTCGCTCAGTTGATCGCAACAAAAAAAGCGAAGATAGGTGTGAAGAGCTTTGAATTGTGCGAGTCGAGGACGGGCTATCTGTGGAGAATGGTGGTGTATGCGGGGAAGAGTCAGCTCCAGGCGCAACAAGAAGCGATTGAACGCGATCAGGGTTACGACTTGGAGAATGCCACGTCCAAGATTGTGTTTAGCTTGATGAGACCCTTGTTCGGCAAAGGCCACACCGTTGTGATGGACAGCTATTACAATGCGCCGCTTTTGTCGAGGGTCCTGAAAGCTAAACACAGAACTGACACCATGGGCACTCTCCGACTCTACAGGGAGTTCGTCCCCGAAGCGCTGAAGAGAAAAACGAGTAGTAATATGCGTCAAGGCGAGGTCTGTGTCAGAACGACCCGCGATTTGAGTGTGATCGTGTGGAAAGATAGAAGCGCAGTAGCGTTGATATCGACTTTCCACCGTCCAGTGGATGCCGGAAAAGATAAACACGggttatataaaaacaaacccAAAGTTGTGCTGGACTACAACCTCTGTATGGCCGGCGTTGATCATAAAGATCAAATGCTGGACGCCTTCCCCATGGAGAGGTCCAGAAACGTATTCTGGTACAAGAAACTATTCCGGAGACTTCTGAACGTGTCGATACACAACGCTATGGTTATCTTTAACCACGGTCGAACTTCTTTGGGCAACAGAGACTTCAGAGTCAAGTTGGTCGAGCAGGTGCTACAGACCTACTGCCCTGGATCGCTGAACACGCAGGCGTCACCCGCTCCGCCAACGCCGGATTTCCATATACCAGACAGGAATGCGACTAGGAAACGTTGCAAGTTGTGCTACCAAGCTAAACTCCAAAAGACAACGATGTGGCGCTGTAACACGTGCCGAGTTAATCTGTGCATTCTGGGCTGTTATCGCTTATACcatgaaaaatatatgtataagt
- the LOC112052523 gene encoding zinc finger protein 225 produces MDTNDSGTFVLLSNSGMIADYKEETSNGNRESLLKECTTQYGSEPARKNLRCPECLRFTTHDQDKMTRHIRRVHQGVNPYQCDICEYSTYNSCVYNEHVNIHKGIKPFQCSYCPHRSVSKKNLKRHEYIHRPDNPLKCLQCDFIARNQKSFICHVKTKHTDTKVKGLVCSYCNKKFTAENMLVHSARVKTCSVILNRKRCTFTTCSFQRMSSHKQNEHAQKKRLTKPNNKKQKVKVFNCRLCEWSSNKKPRILLHLIHHPNQVVDKGVVDLSILIKHNIMV; encoded by the exons ATGGACACGAATGACTCTGGTACATTTGTGCTGTTATCCAACAGTGGGATGATTGCAGACTACAAAGAGGAGACATCTAACGGGAATCGGGAGAGcttattaaa AGAGTGCACCACACAGTATGGCAGCGAGCCCGCACGCAAGAACCTGCGGTGCCCGGAATGTCTGCGCTTCACCACCCACGACCAGGACAAGATGACGCGACATATCAGGAGGGTGCACCAGGGGGTCAACCCTTACCAGTGCGATATATGCGAATACAG CACATACAACAGCTGTGTGTATAACGAACATGTGAACATTCACAAAGGCATTAAACCGTTCCAATGTTCGTACTGCCCCCACCGAAGTGTCTCCAAAAAGAACCTAAAACGGCACGAATACATCCATCGACCTGACAACCCGTTAAAATGTCTTCAATGCGACTTCATAGCACGAAATCAAAAGAGTTTTATCTGCcatgtaaaaacaaaacatactgACACAAAAGTAAAAGGGTTGGTATGCtcctattgtaataaaaaattcacAGCAGAGAACATGTTGGTACATTCAGCCAGAGTTAAAACTTGTAGTGTTATTTTGAATCGAAAACGTTGTACGTTCACAACGTGCTCCTTCCAACGGATGAGTTCTCATAAACAGAATGAGCATGCACAGAAGAAAAGGCTGACaaaacctaataataaaaagcagaAGGTCAAGGTATTCAATTGTCGCCTCTGTGAATGGTCTTCGAATAAGAAGCCGAGGATTCTGTTGCATTTGATACACCATCCGAACCAGGTGGTAGACAAGGGTGTTGTGGATTTGTCCATTTtgattaaacataatataatggtgtga